The following are encoded together in the Pedobacter steynii genome:
- a CDS encoding Hsp70 family protein, whose protein sequence is MSKYLYGIDFGTTNSALSIYDNEKKEIISTITVPSILYFQNELSATEPVHHFVGEDAIEAYLKDGMKGRFMKSIKRILPRSSFIETRVYNKKYNASDLVTLILKDLKLKADEIIRYDCQKAIIGRPVFFDDDNTAKDALAQKRLNKAAENAGFTDIRFQFEPIGAAFAYEKTITKKEKVLVADLGGGTTDFTYLILDPEKVGSKDRRNDILATGGIYIGGDSFDSSFMWDRGTPHFGKETLYEAAPGKMLTVPNSYFSNICSWEQMNFFNGLRVRNDLQNYYHYSKQDPKLKNLITLTDHNLGYSLFQSIEKTKVQLSKSSNAPFAYRKMEIEIDEQVSLDQYNTIIHKDLRKISMYLDEFILKHQIKAEEIDSLFLTGGTSLVAAVKSLFNSRFPGVPVNSGDNFISVAKGLAYSGYLFEEA, encoded by the coding sequence ATGAGTAAGTATTTATACGGAATTGATTTTGGCACAACCAATTCTGCCCTATCTATCTATGACAACGAAAAAAAAGAGATCATCTCTACGATTACAGTTCCTTCCATTCTGTATTTCCAGAACGAACTCAGCGCCACAGAACCTGTACATCATTTTGTAGGTGAAGATGCCATAGAAGCCTATCTGAAAGACGGCATGAAAGGCCGCTTTATGAAGTCTATTAAGAGAATCCTTCCCAGAAGCAGTTTTATAGAAACCCGGGTATACAACAAAAAATACAATGCTTCAGACCTGGTCACCCTGATTTTAAAAGATCTGAAGCTGAAAGCAGATGAGATCATCAGATACGATTGTCAGAAGGCAATTATTGGCAGACCCGTATTCTTTGATGACGACAATACCGCAAAAGATGCCCTGGCTCAGAAACGCCTCAATAAAGCAGCGGAGAATGCCGGATTTACAGATATCCGTTTTCAGTTTGAGCCTATTGGTGCTGCCTTTGCTTACGAAAAAACCATCACAAAAAAAGAGAAAGTACTCGTAGCAGATTTGGGTGGTGGTACAACCGACTTCACCTACCTCATTCTTGATCCGGAAAAAGTAGGTAGTAAAGACCGTAGAAATGACATCCTGGCAACTGGTGGTATTTATATCGGCGGAGATAGCTTTGATTCGTCCTTCATGTGGGACCGTGGAACACCTCATTTTGGGAAAGAAACCCTTTATGAAGCTGCTCCCGGAAAGATGTTAACCGTTCCAAACTCCTATTTCAGCAACATCTGTTCCTGGGAACAAATGAACTTCTTCAATGGCTTAAGGGTGAGAAATGACCTTCAAAACTATTATCATTACTCAAAACAGGACCCAAAGCTCAAGAATCTGATTACGCTAACCGACCATAACCTGGGCTACTCTCTATTCCAATCCATAGAGAAAACCAAAGTTCAGTTGTCGAAAAGCAGCAATGCCCCTTTTGCCTATAGGAAAATGGAAATAGAGATTGATGAACAGGTTTCTCTTGACCAATACAATACAATCATCCATAAAGATCTGAGGAAAATCAGCATGTATCTGGATGAATTCATTCTTAAACATCAGATTAAGGCAGAGGAAATCGACAGTTTATTCCTTACCGGCGGAACATCCCTGGTGGCAGCCGTTAAAAGCTTATTCAACAGCAGATTTCCTGGTGTACCGGTGAATTCAGGAGATAATTTTATCAGTGTAGCCAAGGGATTGGCCTATAGCGGATATTTATTTGAAGAAGCTTAA
- a CDS encoding mannose-1-phosphate guanylyltransferase yields the protein MNKNNYALIMAGGVGSRFWPVSRTEYPKQFIDFFGIGKTLIQSTYERFLRVCPPENIFVVTNEIYTDIVKTQLPDLAENQILAEPIMRNTAPCISYGSMKILNLNPEATIVVAPSDHTITNQDAFIAAIEQSLKAASENDCLITLGIKPSRPDTGYGYIQYVENTLETDKQIHKVKIFTEKPNLDLAKSFIQSGDFLWNAGIFIWSARSITKAFAKHLPEMHEIFLQGNPLYNTNNETEFISVAYQQCTNISIDFGIMEKADNVYVLPADFGWSDLGTWASIYDIAEHDYVGNAVIPAEKVMMFDSSNCMVNVPKDKLVILQGLHDYIVVESNNTLMICPRTEEQNIKQIVADVKSKFGTKYI from the coding sequence ATGAATAAAAATAATTACGCACTTATAATGGCCGGTGGCGTTGGCAGTCGATTTTGGCCGGTAAGCAGAACAGAATATCCTAAGCAGTTCATTGATTTTTTTGGCATTGGTAAAACACTGATTCAAAGCACATACGAACGATTCCTAAGGGTTTGTCCTCCGGAAAATATTTTTGTGGTTACCAATGAGATTTATACCGATATCGTAAAAACGCAATTGCCTGATTTAGCAGAAAATCAAATTCTGGCTGAGCCGATAATGCGCAATACGGCACCATGCATCTCTTATGGTTCCATGAAAATTCTGAATCTGAATCCTGAGGCGACGATTGTTGTTGCCCCTTCAGATCACACCATTACCAATCAGGACGCTTTTATTGCGGCTATAGAACAGTCTTTAAAAGCCGCTTCGGAAAATGACTGTCTGATTACACTGGGCATTAAACCCAGCAGACCGGATACCGGATACGGCTACATTCAGTACGTGGAAAACACACTGGAAACCGATAAACAGATCCATAAGGTTAAAATATTCACAGAAAAGCCGAATCTGGACCTTGCAAAATCATTTATTCAAAGTGGCGACTTCCTCTGGAACGCCGGGATATTTATCTGGTCTGCGAGGTCGATCACCAAAGCCTTCGCCAAGCACCTTCCGGAGATGCATGAGATCTTCCTTCAAGGAAATCCACTATACAACACCAATAATGAAACCGAGTTCATTAGCGTGGCTTATCAACAGTGCACCAACATTTCAATCGATTTCGGAATTATGGAAAAAGCAGATAATGTATATGTCCTTCCTGCCGATTTCGGATGGTCAGACCTGGGTACATGGGCCTCGATCTATGACATTGCGGAGCACGACTACGTAGGTAATGCCGTTATTCCTGCAGAGAAAGTGATGATGTTTGACTCTTCAAACTGTATGGTAAACGTCCCTAAAGACAAACTCGTCATCCTTCAGGGTTTACATGATTATATTGTGGTGGAGTCGAACAACACCTTGATGATCTGCCCAAGAACCGAAGAACAAAACATTAAACAGATTGTAGCCGATGTAAAATCTAAATTCGGTACAAAGTATATATAA
- the kdsA gene encoding 3-deoxy-8-phosphooctulonate synthase, with product MINFPLDNLKHQGSNNFFLMAGPCAIEGEEIALRIAEKIITITDKLNIPYIFKGSYRKANRSKGGSFTGIGDEKALKILEKIGKTFNVPTVTDIHESGEAAMAAAYVDVLQIPAFLCRQTDLLIAAAHTGKVVNVKKGQFLSAGSMKFAVEKIVESGNNKVILTDRGNTFGYQDLIVDYRGLPEMQAFGVPVVMDCTHSLQQPNQSSGVTGGKPELIETIAKAAIAVGADGLFIETHPDPANAKSDGANMLHLDLLEDLLVKLVRLRQAVI from the coding sequence ATGATCAATTTTCCACTAGATAATTTAAAACATCAGGGCTCCAACAACTTCTTTTTAATGGCCGGACCATGTGCCATTGAAGGAGAGGAGATTGCTTTACGCATTGCTGAGAAAATCATTACCATTACTGATAAGCTAAATATCCCTTATATTTTTAAAGGATCCTATCGTAAAGCCAACCGTTCAAAAGGCGGCTCATTTACAGGAATAGGAGATGAAAAAGCTTTGAAAATACTAGAGAAAATAGGTAAGACTTTTAACGTACCAACAGTTACTGATATCCACGAAAGCGGAGAGGCGGCTATGGCTGCTGCTTATGTGGATGTATTGCAGATTCCGGCATTTCTATGTCGCCAGACAGACCTGCTGATTGCAGCAGCTCATACCGGCAAAGTGGTAAACGTAAAGAAAGGACAGTTTTTATCAGCAGGATCGATGAAGTTTGCGGTAGAAAAGATTGTGGAATCAGGAAACAACAAGGTAATCTTAACGGATCGCGGAAATACTTTCGGTTATCAGGACCTGATTGTAGATTATCGCGGATTGCCGGAAATGCAGGCCTTCGGAGTTCCCGTAGTAATGGATTGTACCCATTCCCTGCAACAGCCGAACCAGAGTTCCGGAGTAACGGGAGGAAAGCCTGAACTGATAGAAACGATTGCAAAAGCAGCCATTGCGGTTGGCGCGGATGGTTTGTTTATTGAAACCCACCCTGATCCTGCAAATGCAAAATCAGATGGAGCAAATATGTTACACCTGGATTTACTGGAAGATTTGCTGGTAAAACTGGTCAGATTAAGACAAGCGGTGATCTAA
- the recQ gene encoding DNA helicase RecQ — translation MDVKKSLFDNLQTFFGFDNFKGDQESIITNVLEGKNTFVIMPTGGGKSICYQLPALMSEGTAIVISPLIALMKNQVDQLRAFGGSDSIAHFLNSSLNKAEITQVKSDLLSGQTKLLYVAPESLSKQDNIEFLKLIKISFVAVDEAHCISEWGHDFRPEYRKIRQVISGLGDGIPIIALTATATPKVQQDIIKNLQMSDATLFKSSFNRPNLFYEIRPKRDVIKEMIRYIKYNTGKSGIIYCLSRKKVEEVAESLNLNGIKALPYHAGLEPKVRAETQDKFLMEDVEVIVATIAFGMGIDKPDVRFVIHHDIPKSMEGYYQETGRAGRDGGEGVCIAFYAQKDVDKLAKFMKDKPVSEREIGTQILKEVIDYAESGVCRRKQILHYFGENFNETGCNCMCDNCKKPKKLFDAEESLLILLKLVQRIGEKFDDTHILNIFTGSETAQTIAYEHGKIPEFGLGMVEGENHWKSLVRQAVLNNFLSKDIDNYGLLRLTNNGRDFIENPYSLKFLLNEPIESAADDDEDDVKHGSGTLDTQLLQLLKDLRKKIAKQKNVPPFVVFQDPSLEEMCTHYPIAMDELKQISGVGNGKAMKFGSPFIELIKKYVEDNDIERPIDLIIKTQANKSQLKVSIIQNIDRQIGLEDIAKSKGITYFDILKEIEAIVNSGTKLNLNYFVDELIDEDRQDEVFDYFQSAENDSIDEALKELGETDYSREEIQLMRIKFMSELGN, via the coding sequence ATGGATGTGAAAAAGTCGTTGTTTGATAACTTACAAACCTTTTTTGGTTTTGATAATTTTAAAGGTGATCAGGAGTCTATCATCACTAATGTTCTTGAGGGAAAGAATACGTTTGTTATTATGCCTACCGGTGGAGGGAAATCCATATGTTACCAGTTACCTGCGCTAATGAGCGAGGGAACTGCAATTGTTATATCGCCGTTGATTGCTCTGATGAAAAATCAGGTGGATCAGCTAAGGGCCTTCGGTGGAAGCGACAGCATCGCCCACTTTTTAAACTCTTCTTTAAATAAAGCCGAAATTACCCAGGTAAAGAGTGATTTGCTAAGCGGGCAGACAAAATTGTTGTACGTTGCCCCGGAATCGCTTTCCAAACAGGACAATATTGAGTTTTTAAAACTGATTAAGATATCTTTTGTAGCGGTTGATGAAGCCCACTGTATTTCGGAATGGGGACACGATTTTCGCCCGGAATACCGCAAGATCAGACAAGTGATCTCTGGCCTCGGGGATGGTATCCCGATTATCGCGTTAACGGCTACAGCTACCCCGAAAGTTCAGCAGGACATCATTAAAAACCTGCAGATGTCGGATGCTACCTTATTTAAATCATCCTTTAACAGACCGAATTTATTTTATGAGATCCGTCCGAAAAGAGATGTCATTAAGGAAATGATCCGGTATATCAAGTACAATACCGGAAAATCAGGGATCATTTACTGTCTGAGCCGCAAAAAGGTAGAAGAAGTAGCAGAATCACTAAACCTGAACGGAATTAAAGCTTTGCCTTACCATGCAGGCTTAGAGCCTAAGGTAAGGGCGGAAACTCAGGATAAATTCCTGATGGAGGATGTGGAAGTTATCGTGGCAACCATTGCTTTCGGTATGGGAATCGATAAACCGGATGTGCGTTTCGTGATCCACCATGATATCCCTAAAAGTATGGAAGGCTATTACCAGGAAACTGGCAGGGCTGGAAGAGATGGTGGTGAAGGGGTATGTATCGCTTTTTATGCACAGAAGGATGTAGACAAACTGGCGAAATTCATGAAGGATAAGCCGGTGTCTGAACGGGAGATCGGAACACAGATCCTGAAAGAAGTGATTGATTATGCAGAATCCGGCGTTTGCCGCAGAAAGCAGATCCTGCATTACTTTGGAGAAAACTTCAATGAAACGGGCTGTAACTGTATGTGCGATAACTGTAAGAAACCTAAAAAACTTTTTGATGCGGAAGAATCGCTGCTCATTTTATTGAAGCTGGTTCAACGTATCGGAGAGAAATTTGATGATACCCATATCCTGAACATTTTTACCGGTTCAGAAACCGCGCAAACCATTGCTTATGAGCATGGTAAGATTCCTGAGTTTGGATTGGGGATGGTAGAAGGAGAAAATCACTGGAAGTCGCTGGTTCGTCAGGCCGTACTGAACAATTTCCTTTCCAAGGATATTGACAATTACGGACTGTTAAGGCTAACCAATAATGGCAGGGATTTCATTGAAAATCCTTATAGCTTGAAATTTTTGCTCAATGAGCCGATTGAAAGTGCAGCCGATGACGACGAGGATGATGTTAAACATGGATCAGGAACTCTGGACACACAGTTATTGCAGCTGTTAAAGGACCTTAGAAAGAAAATCGCCAAGCAAAAGAATGTACCGCCATTTGTGGTATTCCAGGATCCTTCTTTAGAAGAGATGTGTACGCATTATCCAATTGCAATGGATGAGTTGAAACAGATCTCCGGAGTAGGAAACGGAAAGGCCATGAAGTTCGGTTCCCCATTCATTGAGCTGATTAAGAAATATGTAGAGGATAATGACATTGAGCGCCCTATAGACCTGATCATTAAAACTCAGGCGAATAAATCGCAGCTTAAAGTTTCGATTATCCAGAATATCGACAGACAGATTGGTCTGGAAGATATTGCAAAATCCAAAGGCATCACTTATTTCGATATCTTAAAAGAGATCGAAGCCATTGTAAATTCAGGCACCAAGCTGAACCTTAATTATTTTGTAGATGAATTGATTGACGAAGACCGCCAGGATGAAGTATTCGATTACTTCCAGTCTGCGGAAAATGATTCCATCGATGAAGCACTAAAAGAATTAGGTGAAACAGATTATTCGCGTGAAGAGATCCAGCTGATGCGGATCAAGTTCATGTCTGAATTAGGTAATTAA
- a CDS encoding KpsF/GutQ family sugar-phosphate isomerase: protein MKSKKSIIEDAVNTLQLEAQSILGLIDHINDDFIRIIDLILQCRGRVIVTGIGKSAIIAQKIVATFNSTGTPSIFMHAADAVHGDLGMIQKDDIVICISKSGNTPEIKVLAPLLKQSGNLMIGMVGQLNSELAVQADLILNTTVAKEACPHNLAPTTSTTAQLAMGDAIAICLLNARNFNETDFGRYHPGGALGKRLYLKAGDIALKNQKPSIPPDASVKDVIIEISQNRLGAVVVIEADVILGIITDGDIRRMLEKHTNLADITASDLMNARPKTIEKEFLAINALEMIKENNITQLLVTDGGAYFGMIHLHDLLQEGII, encoded by the coding sequence TTGAAAAGTAAAAAATCTATTATCGAGGACGCAGTCAACACGTTACAGCTGGAAGCCCAGTCTATTTTGGGGCTGATTGATCATATAAATGATGATTTTATCCGGATTATCGACCTTATTCTGCAATGTAGAGGCCGTGTTATTGTTACAGGAATTGGTAAAAGCGCCATTATAGCGCAAAAAATTGTTGCAACTTTCAATTCTACTGGTACACCATCGATATTTATGCATGCGGCAGATGCCGTTCATGGTGACCTTGGAATGATCCAGAAAGACGACATTGTGATCTGTATTTCCAAGAGCGGAAATACCCCTGAAATTAAAGTATTGGCACCACTGTTGAAACAATCCGGCAACCTGATGATTGGCATGGTTGGACAGCTCAATTCCGAACTTGCTGTTCAGGCAGATCTGATTCTGAATACCACGGTTGCAAAAGAAGCCTGTCCACATAACCTAGCACCGACCACCAGTACTACCGCACAACTTGCCATGGGTGATGCCATTGCCATTTGTTTGTTAAATGCCAGAAATTTTAATGAAACTGATTTTGGCCGGTACCATCCTGGCGGCGCCCTAGGTAAACGCCTGTACCTCAAGGCCGGAGATATTGCACTTAAAAATCAAAAACCAAGTATCCCTCCCGATGCTTCTGTAAAAGATGTCATAATTGAAATTAGTCAAAACCGTTTAGGAGCAGTTGTTGTTATTGAGGCTGATGTGATTTTAGGAATCATTACTGACGGAGATATCAGGAGAATGTTAGAAAAACATACTAATTTAGCCGACATTACGGCGAGCGATCTGATGAATGCCCGTCCTAAAACCATTGAGAAAGAATTCCTGGCAATTAACGCTTTGGAAATGATTAAAGAAAACAACATTACCCAGTTACTGGTTACCGATGGTGGCGCTTATTTTGGGATGATACATTTACATGACCTTCTTCAGGAGGGGATAATTTAG
- a CDS encoding bifunctional 5,10-methylenetetrahydrofolate dehydrogenase/5,10-methenyltetrahydrofolate cyclohydrolase: protein MQLLDGKFASEKIKQEIAAEAAAFLAESGRKPHLVAILVGNDGGSETYVASKMKNCEKVGFQSSLIRYDVTVTEAELLQKIEEINQDAGVDGLIVQLPLPKHIDPEKVTETIDYRKDVDGFHPVNLGRMMRNLPCFIPATPYGILLMLQAYQIDTTGKHCVVVGRSNIVGSPMSILMARNANPGNCTVTLTHSKTANLKELALQADIIVAAIGKKNFVTADMVKTGAIIIDVGINRETSTETKSGYKLYGDVDFENVAPKASWITPVPGGVGLMTIVGLLKNTLASAKKEIYP from the coding sequence ATGCAGTTACTGGACGGAAAATTCGCATCAGAGAAAATAAAACAGGAAATAGCAGCAGAAGCAGCGGCTTTCTTAGCGGAGAGCGGTAGAAAACCCCATCTGGTTGCCATATTAGTTGGAAATGATGGTGGCAGTGAAACTTATGTTGCCAGCAAAATGAAAAACTGTGAAAAGGTAGGTTTTCAATCTTCCCTCATCAGATATGACGTCACAGTTACCGAAGCAGAGCTATTACAAAAGATTGAAGAAATCAATCAGGATGCCGGTGTAGATGGCTTAATTGTTCAGCTTCCTCTTCCAAAACATATCGATCCGGAAAAAGTAACAGAAACCATTGACTACCGTAAAGATGTAGATGGTTTTCATCCCGTAAACCTGGGCCGTATGATGAGGAACCTTCCCTGCTTCATTCCCGCAACTCCCTATGGGATCCTGTTAATGCTTCAGGCTTATCAGATTGATACTACAGGTAAACATTGTGTAGTTGTTGGCAGAAGTAACATCGTGGGAAGTCCTATGAGTATCCTGATGGCCAGGAATGCAAATCCTGGAAACTGTACGGTAACGTTGACACACAGTAAAACGGCTAACCTGAAAGAACTGGCATTACAAGCTGATATTATTGTAGCTGCAATCGGTAAGAAAAACTTTGTGACTGCCGATATGGTAAAAACAGGTGCAATTATCATTGATGTGGGTATCAATAGAGAAACTTCAACAGAAACAAAATCGGGTTACAAGCTCTATGGCGATGTTGATTTTGAAAATGTTGCACCGAAAGCATCATGGATTACTCCGGTTCCGGGAGGTGTAGGTCTGATGACGATCGTAGGTTTATTAAAAAACACATTAGCTTCGGCAAAAAAAGAGATTTATCCCTAA
- a CDS encoding Rieske (2Fe-2S) protein gives MLKWYRIEGTFPEQDFVTQIKVNGKKLCMLRHQNELHVVQNTCPHAGGILSGGRCRDGYLICPIHRYEYNLKTGRGAEGQGDYIDTYPVEVRVDGIYVGLKESWIKKLFG, from the coding sequence ATGTTGAAATGGTACAGGATAGAAGGAACATTCCCGGAACAGGATTTTGTAACCCAGATTAAGGTGAACGGAAAAAAACTATGTATGCTGAGACATCAGAATGAGCTTCATGTGGTGCAGAATACTTGTCCGCATGCCGGAGGAATTCTGAGTGGCGGCCGTTGTAGGGATGGATACCTGATTTGTCCGATCCACCGTTATGAGTATAATTTGAAAACAGGAAGAGGAGCGGAGGGGCAGGGAGATTATATTGATACTTACCCTGTGGAAGTGAGAGTAGATGGAATTTATGTTGGACTAAAGGAAAGCTGGATAAAAAAACTGTTTGGTTAA
- a CDS encoding 7-carboxy-7-deazaguanine synthase QueE, producing MAHQIPADGTLLPLMEEFYTIQGEGFNTGKAAYFIRLGGCDVGCHWCDVKESWDAELHPLTLSDDIVTKADIFPGKAVVITGGEPLIYNLDYLTQKLKEKNILTFIETSGAYPLSGSWDWICLSPKKFKAPRPDITPFANELKVIVFNKSDFEWAEKYAETVSDTCKLYLQPEWSKSKEMTPLIIDYVMANPKWEISLQTHKYLNIP from the coding sequence ATGGCACATCAAATACCAGCAGACGGCACATTACTTCCATTAATGGAAGAGTTTTACACCATTCAGGGAGAAGGATTTAACACAGGAAAAGCGGCTTATTTTATTCGTTTAGGAGGTTGCGACGTCGGTTGTCACTGGTGTGATGTAAAAGAAAGCTGGGATGCAGAGTTACATCCTTTGACGCTATCGGATGATATTGTGACCAAAGCGGACATCTTTCCCGGAAAAGCGGTGGTGATTACCGGTGGTGAACCATTGATCTATAACCTGGATTACCTGACTCAAAAATTAAAAGAAAAAAATATTCTGACCTTTATAGAAACTTCGGGTGCTTACCCACTTTCAGGCAGCTGGGATTGGATCTGTCTATCACCAAAGAAATTTAAAGCTCCCCGTCCGGACATCACTCCTTTTGCAAATGAACTGAAAGTAATTGTATTTAATAAGAGTGATTTTGAATGGGCAGAGAAATATGCAGAAACGGTTTCTGACACCTGTAAGCTATATTTACAACCAGAATGGTCTAAATCAAAAGAGATGACTCCCTTAATTATTGACTATGTAATGGCCAATCCGAAATGGGAAATTTCTTTACAGACTCATAAATATTTAAATATCCCTTAA
- a CDS encoding OmpA family protein — translation MKKISIAAFLVFLILGVSAQTTSVRKAMADFEKAQVYLNDNNYAEAIASLKNAAAADPNFKNAIIQLAELNRRIKSFEEAKLYYQKAIDLSGGSDVRLYYGLAESQVNTGDYNPALKNINLFIDQYTGNDKAFLAKAKKYRKDCEFSITALKTPQKYEPVNLGSQINSAHRDYFPAITADNETLIFSRNIAGNEDFFISKKHNKEWSSPVSLSSNINTAQFNEGAQSISPDGQYLFFTGCNRPNGLGRCDIYVSHKEGNSWGQPFNLGAPVNTIYWESQPAISPDGNTLYFVSNRPGGIGGYDIWKTQLNEEGEWSLPLNLGPEINTPYDENTPFLHADGKTLYFSSDGWPGMGNKDIFLSRIDSTGHWSNPLNMGYPINSFNEETGLIVSPDGTEAFFSSNLKDGYGDMDIYQFKLPEDKKPMAITYVKGIVRDKETRKFLEARVQVVNLGNKKTAYNDYTSTDNGQFLAVMPFGADYAFNVSADGYLFYSENYELKSANGNKPFLLEIDLERLKVGTNMILKNIFFNTNEYALLPPSVTELATLKDLLKNNPNIHIEVQGHTDNVGNDLQNEKLSVNRAKAVYDHLIESKIDATRLTYKGYGETRPIAGNETEEKRKQNRRTSFIITKI, via the coding sequence TTGAAAAAAATATCTATTGCAGCTTTTTTGGTCTTTCTAATTCTTGGTGTCAGCGCTCAAACCACTTCCGTCAGAAAAGCGATGGCTGATTTCGAGAAGGCCCAGGTGTATTTGAATGACAACAATTATGCGGAGGCAATTGCTTCCTTAAAAAACGCTGCAGCCGCAGATCCAAACTTTAAAAATGCCATTATTCAACTCGCCGAACTCAACAGAAGGATCAAATCTTTTGAGGAAGCAAAGTTATATTATCAGAAAGCAATTGATTTAAGTGGAGGATCTGACGTCCGGTTATACTACGGATTGGCCGAATCACAGGTCAATACCGGAGATTATAACCCGGCATTGAAAAACATCAATCTTTTTATCGATCAGTATACTGGGAATGACAAGGCCTTTCTCGCTAAGGCAAAAAAATACAGGAAGGATTGTGAGTTTTCTATCACCGCCTTAAAAACGCCGCAGAAATACGAACCTGTTAATCTCGGCTCCCAAATCAACTCTGCACATCGGGATTATTTCCCCGCCATTACCGCCGACAATGAAACCTTAATCTTCAGCAGAAACATCGCCGGCAATGAAGATTTTTTCATTTCCAAAAAGCATAATAAAGAATGGAGCAGTCCGGTTTCTTTGAGCAGCAATATCAATACGGCGCAATTTAATGAAGGTGCCCAGTCTATTTCTCCAGATGGTCAATACCTCTTTTTTACCGGCTGCAACAGGCCCAATGGATTGGGAAGATGCGACATCTATGTCAGCCATAAAGAAGGGAACAGCTGGGGTCAGCCCTTTAACCTGGGTGCACCTGTAAATACCATTTACTGGGAATCACAACCTGCCATCAGTCCGGATGGAAATACCTTATACTTCGTCAGCAACAGACCCGGAGGGATTGGTGGTTACGACATCTGGAAAACACAACTTAATGAGGAAGGCGAATGGTCCCTTCCCCTCAATCTTGGCCCGGAGATCAATACGCCTTATGATGAAAATACCCCATTTCTCCATGCTGATGGGAAAACCCTGTATTTCTCTTCCGACGGATGGCCAGGCATGGGTAACAAAGATATCTTCCTGAGCCGTATAGACAGTACAGGACATTGGAGCAATCCGCTCAACATGGGTTATCCGATCAATAGCTTTAATGAAGAGACCGGACTTATCGTAAGTCCTGACGGAACGGAGGCCTTTTTCTCTTCCAATTTAAAGGATGGGTATGGCGACATGGACATTTATCAATTTAAACTACCTGAAGATAAAAAGCCAATGGCCATTACTTATGTAAAAGGAATTGTCCGGGATAAAGAAACCCGGAAGTTTCTGGAAGCCAGAGTACAGGTAGTTAATCTGGGTAATAAAAAGACCGCTTACAACGATTATACCTCGACTGACAATGGGCAGTTTCTTGCAGTGATGCCTTTTGGTGCAGATTATGCCTTTAACGTCAGCGCCGATGGTTATCTGTTCTATTCCGAAAATTATGAATTGAAATCCGCCAATGGAAATAAACCATTCCTTCTGGAGATTGATTTGGAACGGTTAAAAGTGGGTACAAATATGATCCTGAAGAATATATTCTTCAATACCAATGAATATGCCCTTCTACCACCTTCGGTAACGGAATTAGCCACCTTAAAAGACCTGTTAAAAAACAATCCGAACATCCATATAGAGGTTCAGGGACATACAGATAATGTGGGGAACGACCTTCAGAACGAGAAACTATCTGTCAACCGTGCCAAAGCAGTATATGATCATCTGATTGAAAGTAAAATTGATGCAACAAGGTTAACCTATAAAGGTTACGGTGAAACCAGGCCAATTGCAGGAAATGAAACAGAAGAAAAACGGAAGCAGAACAGGAGGACCTCCTTCATCATTACAAAAATCTAG